From the genome of Numenius arquata chromosome 9, bNumArq3.hap1.1, whole genome shotgun sequence:
GTAATTGAGTAGTCAAATACAGATTTGAATAATTGCAAACAGAACTGGAAACTCTAATTGATCCTCGTTTGGAGATTTGAGCTCATGGATGTAACAATTATCCTTTTAGTATTCTCATTCAGATTATCCTTGTTGAACTAATATCAATGTGGGATAATAGACGGTTTTTTATTGTCTTATTTTATTGGAAGAGGTACGATAAATTCTATACTTTCAAAAGTACAGAACTATATTTTGCAGGTAATTATGTGCATTACATGATTGGAACATTAGCCTTTTGAATCTGCTGTGTTATATTACTTGTGAGGAACAGGCGAACAGTGTGCTGTGCTGATTTTTGCTGTGGAAAAAGTGCTCTTTGGAGAAGACTGAAGAGAACAATTTTACTCAAAATGGGAAATTTTGACaaatattagtaaaaaaaaaaatctgtattttttttttccagagaatatCTGTCAGTGTTTAGGTTAACACCAATCATGCAGGGCTGAAGCTTCATGGGAAGTGAACTGAGCTGTTCTGGATAGGCCCAGGCATCCGTGAGAACCATATGATGATGTGGGGTAGCAAAGGCTATGGGTTTCTGACCATTATTTGCAGGGCAAGTGTCCTTCTCCAGGGCTGccaggcttttttattttgttgtatgTGTATCATTTCACAGGCATCCCCTGTGAGTGCAGCCAGCTAAGGAAGGCTATTGGTGAAATGGATATCCAAGTTGCCCATCTGACAACAGAACTCAAATTCATAAAAAATGGTAGGTTaattttgtataaatatttttcctttctcgtTACTTCATTTTACTGGTGGAATTGCTTGTAGAGAGCATCACCGTCCTGCATCTGATTTGTGAAGCTATTTTGGGGTGTACAGTAAGTTGGTTTATAGAAATGCGAGTGCTCACTTTTCAGCACTGCCCTCCCCCGCAGCTGTTGCTGGTGTGCGTGAGACGGATAATAAGATATATCTGCTGGTGAAGGAAGAGAAGAGATACAAGGAAGCCCAGCTCTACTGCCACGGAAGAGGAGGGACGCTGAGCATGCCCAAGGACGAGACTGCCAACAATCTGATTGCCTCGTACATCAACCAAGCCGGGCTCACTAGAGTTTTCATTGGGATTAACGACCTagagaaagagggaaattttgtctATTCTGACCGATCACCCATGCAGACCTTCAACAAATGGCGCAGTGGGGAGCCCAACAACGCCTATGACGAAGAGGACTGTGTGGAGATGGTGGCGTCTGGAGGGTGGAATGATGTTGCGTGTCATATCACCATGTATTTTGTGTGTGAATTTGACAAGGAAAATGTCTAAGTCTGCTCattcattattttaagaaaaggtttTAAGCCGATTGTATAAGTTACCCTATGTTTATAGAGTACAAGTGATATTTTGCAAGTATGTGGCATCGGTGTTGTACAGCTGTAAATACAATTTAGGTATTTCAAATATCAGTATTTACCCTTCAGAAGGGAAGAGCAGTGATAAGACAtagcttggtttttttctgtaggaaaaaatatatatatttagataaaaATGTGGTTTGGGGCTAAA
Proteins encoded in this window:
- the COLEC11 gene encoding collectin-11 isoform X3, which encodes MKRDLVFLVTLISLAFLSLLGSGYTQHIAEESCSVQILVPGLKGEAGEKGEKGAPGRPGRVGPPGEKGEKGDNGDIGPPGPNGDPGIPCECSQLRKAIGEMDIQVAHLTTELKFIKNAVAGVRETDNKIYLLVKEEKRYKEAQLYCHGRGGTLSMPKDETANNLIASYINQAGLTRVFIGINDLEKEGNFVYSDRSPMQTFNKWRSGEPNNAYDEEDCVEMVASGGWNDVACHITMYFVCEFDKENV
- the COLEC11 gene encoding collectin-11 isoform X1; protein product: MKRDLVFLVTLISLAFLSLLGSGYTQHIAEESCSVQILVPGLKGEAGEKGEKGAPGRPGRVGPPGEKGEMGDKGQKGSMGRHGKIGPIGSKGEKGDNGDIGPPGPNGDPGIPCECSQLRKAIGEMDIQVAHLTTELKFIKNAVAGVRETDNKIYLLVKEEKRYKEAQLYCHGRGGTLSMPKDETANNLIASYINQAGLTRVFIGINDLEKEGNFVYSDRSPMQTFNKWRSGEPNNAYDEEDCVEMVASGGWNDVACHITMYFVCEFDKENV
- the COLEC11 gene encoding collectin-11 isoform X2; this encodes MKRDLVFLVTLISLAFLSLLGSGYTQHIAEESCSVQILVPGLKGEMGDKGQKGSMGRHGKIGPIGSKGEKGDNGDIGPPGPNGDPGIPCECSQLRKAIGEMDIQVAHLTTELKFIKNAVAGVRETDNKIYLLVKEEKRYKEAQLYCHGRGGTLSMPKDETANNLIASYINQAGLTRVFIGINDLEKEGNFVYSDRSPMQTFNKWRSGEPNNAYDEEDCVEMVASGGWNDVACHITMYFVCEFDKENV
- the COLEC11 gene encoding collectin-11 isoform X4 — its product is MKRDLVFLVTLISLAFLSLLGSGYTQHIAEESCSVQILVPGLKGEKGDNGDIGPPGPNGDPGIPCECSQLRKAIGEMDIQVAHLTTELKFIKNAVAGVRETDNKIYLLVKEEKRYKEAQLYCHGRGGTLSMPKDETANNLIASYINQAGLTRVFIGINDLEKEGNFVYSDRSPMQTFNKWRSGEPNNAYDEEDCVEMVASGGWNDVACHITMYFVCEFDKENV